Proteins encoded together in one Arvicanthis niloticus isolate mArvNil1 chromosome 7, mArvNil1.pat.X, whole genome shotgun sequence window:
- the LOC117712544 gene encoding uncharacterized protein LOC117712544 isoform X1 produces MIKQRNQSHTSPRVGVTTNHQDCFRSPGILSWELEIVISRNMLGTASNRGPHTWQLSLKARESHVLMTVILLNPPESLDCRCMGRLPTCCNAVTYEDVHVNFTREEWALLDPFQKNLYKEVMLETYSNLTAIGYYWEDHSYEKNSQNSRRHGRHLQREERIHTGEKIYKHVQCNDMFSRHSHPQIHERMLTGAFVYDSGLQMHRRTHIGEKPCDFNTCGKAFACPSHLQSPKRTHTGEKPYECKQCGKVFSWHSALHRHKRIHTGEKPYECKLCGKAFSYDCVLQRHKRTHTGEKPYECKQCGKAFTQISNLQSHKRTHTGEKPYDCKLCGKAFAYHTALQRHKRTHTGEKPCGCNQYHKAFAPHGHLQIHKRTHTGEKPYECKQCGKVFAHHSALQRHKRTHTGEKPYECKQCGKAFAQNSTLQSHKRTHTGEKPYECKQCGKAFARNFNLQSHKRTHTGEKPYECKQCGKAFAQNSVLQSHKRTHTGEKPYECKHCGKAFARHCSLQMHKRTHTGGKPHAYNQCDKAFLHSSDPQRHKTTYTGEKHCI; encoded by the exons atTGCTTTAGGTCTCCTGGGATTTTGTCCTGGGAGCTGGAGATTGtcatttcaag GAACATGCTTGGCACAGCAAGTAACAGGGGGCCTCACACTTGGCAGCTTTCCCTAAAAGCACGAG AAAGTCATGTCCTGATGACAGTGATACTGCTTAATCCTCCAGAGTCATTGGATTGTAGATGCATGGGCAGACTTCCTACCTGTTGT AATGCAGTGACATATGAGGATGTGCATGTAAACTTTACTCGGGAAGAATGGGCTTTGTTGGATCCTTTCCaaaagaatctctacaaagaagtgatgctggagacctacagcaacctcactgctatag GCTATTATTGGGAAGACCACAGTTATGAAAAGAATTCTCAAAATTCTAGAAGACATGGAAG GCATcttcaaagggaagaaagaattcacactggagagaaaatTTATAAACATGTGCAGTGTAATGACATGTTTTCAAGGCATAGTCATCCTCAGATACATGAAAGAATGCTTACTGGAGCCTTTGTATATGATAGTGGTCTTCAAATGCATAGAAGAACACACATAGGAGAGAAACCCTGTGATTTTAACacatgtggtaaagcctttgcatgccCCAGCCATCTGCAAAGCcctaaaaggacacatactggagagaagccctatgaatgtaaacagtgtggtaaagtcttttcatGGCACAGTGCTCTTCATCggcataaaagaatacatactggagagaagccctatgaatgtaaactatgtggtaaagccttttcatatgaCTGTGTTCTCCAAaggcacaaaagaacacatactggagagaagccctatgaatgtaaacagtgtggtaaagcctttacacagATCAGTAATCTTcagagtcataaaagaacacatactggagagaagccctatgacTGTAAActatgtggtaaagcctttgcatatcacACTGCTCTTCAaaggcataaaagaacacatactggagagaagccttgtGGATGTAACCAATATCACAAAGCCTTTGCTCCTCACGGCCATCTTCAgattcataaaagaacacatactggagagaagccctatgaatgtaaacaatgtggtaaagtctttgccCATCACAGTGCTCTTCAaaggcataaaagaacacatactggagaaaagccctatgaatgtaagcaatgtggaaaagcctttgCACAGAACAGTACTCTTcagagtcataaaagaacacatactggagagaagccctatgaatgtaaacaatgtggtaaagcctttgcacggAACTTTAATCTTCAGagccataaaagaacacatactggagagaagccctatgaatgtaaacaatgtggtaaagcctttgcacagaACAGTGTTCTTcagagtcataaaagaacacataccggagagaagccctatgaatgtaaacattgtggtaaagcctttgctcGTCACTGCAGTCTTCaaatgcataaaagaacacatactggagggAAGCCCCATGCATATAACCAATGTGATAAAGCATTTCTCCACAGTAGTGACCCTCAAAGGCATAAAACAACATATACTGGGGAGAAACACTGCATATAA